The genomic stretch CGTCGACGTGGCCGGCGTCGTTAATACCGAGTGCTGAGTGCAACTCAACGTAAAACGCGATCGTATCCGTACCACCAATTCCCGCATTCGGCTGGCCGGTCGGACCATAACCGTACTCGGGCGGAATTGAGACGATCACTTTCGATCCCACGGGTAGTCCGCTCAGACCTTCCGTCCAGCCACGAATCACTTGCTGCAACGAAAACGAGCTCGGCTCACCGCGTTCGAAAGACGAATCGAAAGGATCCGACGATCCCCACACCTGCCCCACATAGTGAGCAACGACGACGTCGCCAGCCTCGACGATCCGGCCCGTGCCTTCTTCCACGACCTCAACCTTGAGGCCCTCAACGGGATTTGGCCCCGGGAATGCAAGCTTGGGGTGCTCACCGGACGTGTCTAACGTGGGCATGTCCGTGCCATATTCGATAGGGCTCGCAGTCTCACTCGGGTCTGCGCTCGGAGAAGGATCATCGCTTCCCGAACAGCCGCTCAAAAGTAATGCCAGCGCCGCAACCATGGCAAGTTTTCGCATCTATTCTCCTCACAAGAATATTCCCCACCCAAAGGTGGGGAATACCAAAAACGTATCAGTGGAACGAGTCACCACACGCGCAGGTACCGACAGCCTGCGGGTTATCGATCGTGAATCCCTGACGTTCAATCGAATCAGCAAAGTCGATCGTGGCACCGTCCAAATAGGGTGCCGACTTCGCGTCCACCAACACTTCGACACCGTCGAAGTCGCGAACCAGGTCGTCATCGAAGAAGCGCTCATCGAAATAAAGCTGGTACATCAGGCCGGAGCAGCCACCGGGCTGGACGGCAATGCGTAGACGCAGGTCGTCACGGCCTTCCTGGTCGAGAAGAGACTTGACCTTATTCGCAGCGACCTGTGTGAGGGTCACGCCGTGAGTCTGGGTGTCGACCGTTTCGCTCATAGTTACCTCCAAATAAGTTACTGGTCTTAGAGTACCCGTTTGCTGGCTGGCGTCTCTAGACCCGCGCCGCGAGCTTAAGCTTTAGGCGCACCCCTGCACTCTATCGGGTAACGATCGCTGGCGCTACGGGGTTAAAAATCCCAGCCCCACGTGCGGGCTATCCGTGCCACGGCGTCGTCGAGAAGCGGCGGGATCGTTGATATGGCTGCCAAATCGTCGCTATCGCCAGCAAAGGCGCGCTCGGGGCGCAGCTCGTAACTACCGTGCAAACCGAGCCGCGGCAGTTCACCTTTACGCAAACCCGAACTGTCAGTGAGAAGTACCACTGGCACGCCGATATCCTGTGCTTGGGTAGCTGCGGCGTGCAATCCGGTGGGTAAATCGACGCCGACTGCCCCGCACACGTACACCACAAGATCAACGTCACTGGGCACGGACACCAGATGCTCACCGATCGTGCGTAGTTGCCCGCCCATGAGATCAAGCAACATTCCTAAACCGCCGCCCACGCCGGCCCACCCGGCTCGCGGATTGATAGTTGGCCCGTTGAGGAGCGACGTACGCCCAGCCCGTTGCGCTGCTCGGGTCAGTTCGACCACCCATTCTCCCGCGCGCCGCTCAAAGTTTTGGGCCGCAGCACCATCTGCGCCGGCATCATGCCACGCCCTAGCCATGCCGCCCACTCCGGTCAGCGGCAGGTCGCCACTATAGGTGGCAGTCAGCCGCAGGTCGCCAAGCGTGCGACGTGCCCTGGCAACGATGTCGCTCAGGTCGAAGGGCTCTGCGAGGACATCGAGTTCTACTCCGGCGAGCTTGCCAAGGAATCCAAGCCCCAGATCTGAATGGGTCATGAGCCTCGGCACGTGCACGTGCACCGCGGTCGAGCCCGCTTCTTTGAGCGCAAGAATATCGCCACCAAGAAAGGCGGTGGATCCAATCGGCGAGCCCTCCCCCGCCCAGCTCACCGCGTCTGCCAGATCGATGAACGCGGCGCCGGGCCACGTCCAGTGCACGCGGCGCGGCGCGGTGTCGATATAGTTCGGTTGCGCGTGTGGATGCCGTGCGGCCACGACGTCGTCAAGACCAGTGCCCACGTGCGCAACCGTCTGGCCCTCGGACGTGAGCAGGCATTCGACGTCGTCATCGCGCACGGATAGCCACGCGCTCATCGCCCGTGTGGCAACAGCGCGTGGCCCCATGCCCGGCAAAGCCGAACAGATGAGTGCGACTTTCAGTGTTATTCTCCGAGCCTCGTCAGCAAAAGCGCTTCGGCAACAATGGCATGCCGCCAGTCGCCAAGGTGCAGGGATTCGTTCTCAGAGTGTGCGCGGGTGTCCGGGTCTTCCACGCCGGTCACCAGAATCTGCGCCTTCGGGAACACCTTCGAAAGATCAGAAATGAATGGGATTGACCCGCCCACGCCAATCTCCACCGAATCGGTGCCCCAGGCTTCACTCAGTGCCCATTGCATGAGCTTAAACGTGTCCGTACGCTCGCCAGCTTCGAAGGACGGGCCGCGCTCGTCGATCGTCACGTCGACGTGAGCGCCGAATGGAGCGTTGGCCTTGAGGTGTGCCACGAGAGCATCGGCGGCTTCGGACACGTCCTGACCGGGAGCAACGCGCAGCGAGAGCACAAAACGTGTAGACGGGATGAGAGTGTTCGACACGAGATCCACTGGTGTCACGTCCATCGCGGTCACAGAAATCGCGGGTTTGGTCCACATCCGTGACGTCAGCGATCCCTCACCGGCAAGTTGTACGCCCTCGAGCACGCCGGCATCCGCACGGAACTCCTCTTCCGGATAGTCGACGTCGGTCTCATCTTTCGACACCAGACCTTCGATCGCGACGTTTCCGGCCTCATCGTGCAAGGTGGCAATCAGGCGCGAGGCCAGCGTGACCGAATCAAGCACCGGTCCGCCATACATACCCGAGTGCAGTGCGTGATCGAGCGCACTAACCGTGACTGTCACTTGAGTAACGCCGCGCAACGACGTCGTCAGCGCAGGGATTCCCACTTTCCAGTTACTCGAATCGGCGACGACGATGACGTCCGCTGCCAAATCGTCCTTGTACTTTTCGAGGAAGTCGACGAAGGTGGGCGAGCCTATCTCTTCTTCACCTTCGATAAACAGGACGATGCCGACGCCGGGGCGCGCCGCTTCGATGGCTGTCAGGTGGGCGATCACGCCGGCCTTGTCGTCGCCGGTGCCGCGCCCGTACAGGCGTCCATCACGCTCAACAGCCACGAAAGGTTCGGAATCCCACAGGTCACGATCGCCTGGAGGTTGCACGTCGTGGTGTGCATACAACATGACAGTCGGCTTGCCGGGTGCGGCCGGGCGGGTCGCCAAAATAGCTGGGCGGCCCTTCTTACCGTTTGCTTCCAACTCGATGACGCGCGTGTCTAACCCGAGCTTGTTGGCACGCTCGGCGATCCACCGGGCGGATTCCACCATGTGACGCTGATCGAAAGAATCGGCGGACACGGAAGGAATCGCAACCAGATCAATGAGGTCCGCGGTTGCCTGCTCCATACGTTCGTCAACTGACGCAATAACATCTTGATATCCCATGACCATAGCCTACGCCGGGTGGCGGGGTTAACCCGAAATGACCACGTGAATGTGGCAGGTAACAATTACACTAAGGGCGGATAACCGCAAAGCTGAAGGATAACTGTGTTCGGACCTAAGAAGAATAAGGAAGAAAACCGCGACCTCGCACCCAAGAAGAAGGCGCTGCCCAAAGGCTACACGCCAGCAAAGGGTGCGCCAACGCCACGCCGTAAAGACGTGGAAGCTGCGCGGCGTCGTCCCCTTGTCTCCGACACGAAATCGTTAACACGTGAAGAACGGCGCGCCCGCAAAGCTGAAAGCCGAGCCAAATCGAACGAGATTTATCGCAAACAACAAGAAGCGATGCGCACCGGCGACGAACGCAATATGCCCATCCAGCATCGCGGCCCCGAACGGCGTTTCGCCCGCGACTTCGTGGACGCCTCCGGGCCGCTATCCGCGTTCTTTATGCCCGTCGCGCTCATGATCCTGCCGCTCATGTTTCTCCAACCTAAGTGGCCTGATGTGATCATTCCGATCGTGTGGACGATGTACGGCGTGTTCCTGCTCATGACGATCGTCGCGTTCATGACCGGCTACCGTGCCAAACTACTTGTGGAATACCGGTTTGATAACGTGCCGCGCGGACTCATGCTTCAGATGGTTGGCCGCGCTTTTTACCTGCGCCGCTGGCGTTTGCCTAGCCCGCAAGTGGCACGCGGCGAATATCCCGACGGCGGTTCACCTGCCGACTTGAAAGCCGCCCGCAAAGCACGGCGCGCTAAGAAAAAGGGAAAGTAAGGCGGCGTTACGTTATTGGCGTGCGGCAAGGGCTGCGGGCCGAGACCACGCCAGCCACGCTAGTGCAACGACCACACCGAGCGTTGGCAGATAGTAGTAGGTTGATCCAGCTTCAAACCAGGGGCTCACCCGGGCGAAATACTCCGGCCAGATAAGGCCAGCGCCCGCGCCCAAGAGATTGATTAGCCATGCGATCGCGGCCAGGCGTCGCATTCGCTTGCCGTTGTGTACGACGCCGACGCAGCCGGCCAACCACGTCAGTGCAGCAACGATCGTGGTCACAGCGACTAGGTAGTTCCCGGCCACCACGGCTTCGGTCACCGCGACCACGGCACGCCACACGAAAACAGCCGCCCCAACGCATAGCGCCGCGATGATAACCACTGGCCAGCCACGGGCGCGGGTGCGCGTGTCGTTCAGTTGTTCACTCACGTGCTCGTTATCTCCTTTGCGTGCGGCTACTACCATCATGACATGCCGATTATATTTTCGTGTCCGTCTACAAGCGAAATCGGAAAATCGCCCCGGAGGCGGTACCAGATCTATACTGTACGCATGACCCAAATTGAAACCAAAGAATTTTCGCAAGATCTCGCTCGCAATCTCGCCGTTGTCGCGGCAAAGAAGGGCGAGTCTTTTACATTAAACACGCTGATCACTGACAAGGACTTCGTCTCGGCGATCGAAACAGCGCTCGCCACGCTGGATGCCTCGGGTGTCGTGCGCCTAGTGAACCCGGCAGATACGGCGAAGTTGGTGTTCGTCGTCGTCGATCCGGACTCCGAACGCGAAGCTTTCGGCGAGCTGGTACGCGCCGCAGCTGGAGTGGACGAGCTCGTCGTCGCCTCAGCCGTATCCGACGTCGCAGCCGCCGTGGAAGGTGCGCTGACTGGCGGCTACGTGTTCGACGAATACAAGCAGCCAAAGAAGGCTCCGCTTGGCAAGCTCGTCGTGTCAGTGGATGACGACGCCGCCGTGACGCGCGGCCAGGTGCTCGCCGAGCAGATCAATCGCGTGCGTGATCTCGTTAACCTGTCCCCCAGTGAGCTCGTACCTGAAACGCTGGCGCAGATCGCAGAAGATGAAGCCGGAGCGGCAGGTCTGGACGTCAAGGTCTACCGGGAAGACGAATTGGAAGAACTTGGCCTAGTCGGTCTCCTCCAGGTTGGCCGCGGTTCAGCCAATCCCCCGCGCCTAGTTCGTATCGAGTGGAAACCTGAAGGTGCGCAAGGGTCAACCACCGCGCTCGTTGGTAAGGGCATCACCTTCGATACCGGCGGATACTCGCTTAAGCCGTCGAACGCAATGACGGAAATGAAGACCGACATGGCCGGTGCTGCCACGGTTCTCAACACGATCATCGCTGCCGCACGCCTTGGGGTGAAGCGCCACGTTGTGGCCTGGATGTGCCTGGCAGAAAACATGGTCTCAGGTACCGCTGGCCATCCCGACGACGTCATCGTCTACCGCAACGGCAAGTCCGTCGAAATCGACAACACGGACGCCGAAGGCCGACTCGTGCTCGCAGACGGACTCATTATGGCCAGCGAGGAGAAAGCCGACAAGATCATCGATATCGCCACGTTGACGGGCGCGCAAATGGTTGCCCTCGGCGAACGCTACACCGGCGTCATGGGAAGCGACGAGTATGCCGCCACCATCGCCGAGGTTGCCGGAACCGTGGGAGAAGATGCTTGGCACATGCCCCTTCCGGCACACCTTCGCGACACGCTCGATTCGAACATCGCCGACATGAAGAACTCCGGTGGCAGCCGCTTCGGTGGCATGCTCACAGCCGGCCTGTTCTTGAAAGAGTTCGTGGACGCACCAAAGTGGGCACACCTTGACATCGCAGGCCCGTCGTTCAATCGTACGGCTCCGCGCGGTGCCACACCCAAGGGCGCAACCGGCGTCATGCTTCGCACGATGCTCGCCGCCATTGAACGCGACGCCTAAGCGTTAGCAACGGCGAACGCCTAGCGTGCCTGTGTGCCGGGATTCTTCATCGACCATTCCCGCATGGCACGCGGATAGCCAGTCGCAGCAACGTCAAAAAGTGAAATCCCCAGTTTTTCGGCCAGCTCTTTAGCCGCCGAGAAGCTGGGGACTTTACGTCTCGTCCACTCGCCATCAACAGCAACAAGCACGATCGCAGAAGGGTCGCGTGGAGTTTCCGCCTCGAAATATGCCGACACGCCCGAGCGCGTCGCAACAAAGTTTTCTAAATGCGCTGTCGTTTCAGCGCGCTTACGACGCTTGCCGAAAATACCGCCGTCGCTATTCGAGCTCGAACGCCTGCGAGAAAATAGTGCCATTGAACGAGTCTAACTGGCCGCTGTGCGAAGTTCAGCCCGTGGGTAACTTCATGGATATACAAGAATTTTGGATCACAAAGTGGAATACTTAAGGGCGATACAGGTTGGTCTATCCAGCACACCATTAATCTCGAGGGAGAGGTAAGTGACTGATTCACAAGAATACGATGTAGTCGTTCTTGGCGCGGGCTCCGGCGGTTACGCTACGGCTTTGCGCGCGGCACAATTGGGAATGAAGGTAGCGCTCATTGAAGGCGATAAGCTCGGCGGCACGTGTTTGCACCGCGGCTGTATCCCCACCAAGGCGCTCCTTCACGCGGCCGAAGTTGCTGACGAAATGCGCGAGTCGAAGTCGATCGGCATTTTGGGCACCTTCGAAGGCGTCGACATGGGCGCACTCAACAAGTACAAGGACGGCGTTGTTAACCAGATGCACAAGGGGCTCACGGGCCTCATCGCATCGCGCAAGATCGAGGTCATTAACGGCTATGGCCGCCTCGTCAGCCAAGACACGGTTGAAGTTAACGGCCAGCGGGTCAAGGGCAAGAACGTCGTCCTGGCCACCGGTTCGTACTCGAAGACAATCGGCCAGACCATCACCAACCGCGTGATCACCTCCGAACAGGCACTGAAGATGGACTGGGTGCCCAATTCGGTGATCGTGCTCGGTGGCGGCGTGATTGGCTGTGAGTTCGCCTCCGTGTGGAACTCGCTTGGCGCTAACGTGACGATCATCGAAGGTCTTCCCAACCTTGTCCCGAATGAGGACAAGGAAGTCTCGAAGATGCTCGAGCGTCAGTTCCGCCGTCGGAAGATCACGTTCAAGACGAACACGATGTTTGATCGCGTTGAGGAAGACGATTCCGGCGTGCACGTGTTCACCCAGGATGGCAAGCAGTACGACGCCGATGTGCTCCTGATCGCCATTGGCCGCGGCGCTGCCACAGCGAACCTCGGTTTCGAAGAGCAGGGCATCAAGATTGATCGCGGCTTCGTGATCACCAACGAGCGCCTGCACACGGGCGTCGGCAACATTTACGCGGTCGGTGACATCGTGCCGGGAGTCCAGCTCGCACACCGCGGCTACCTCCAGGGCGAGTTCGTGGCAGAAGAAATTGCCGGACTGAACCCGAAGGTCATCAACGAGGATCTGATCCCGAAGGTAACCTTCTCGAACCCGGAGATCGCCTCGGTTGGCCTGTCCCAGGAGAAGGCCGAAGCGAAGTTCGGTAAGGAAAACGTTGAAACCGCCATGTTCAACCTGGCTGGCAACGGCAAGTCGCAGATGCTCGGAGCTCAGGGCTTCGTCAAGATCGTCCGCGAGAAGGACGGCCCGATCGTCGGCTTCCACGCCATCGGCGCCCGCATGGGCGAACAGGTTGGTGAAGGTATGCTGATGACTGCATGGGAGGCAATGCCTGAGGACTTCGAAGGCCTCGTGCATGCTCACCCAACCCAGAACGAAGCCGTTGGCGAAGCGATCCTCGCTCTCGCAGGCAAGCCAATGCACAACTGACCGAAGGAGAATTAAACATGTCTGAACCTATTAAGATGCCCGCACTGGGCGAGTCCGTCGATGAGGGCACGGTCACCACATGGCTGAAGGAAGTTGGCGACGAGGTCGAAGCCGACGAGCCCATACTCGAAGTGTCCACCGATAAGGTCGACACGGAAGTTCCAGCCCCTGCCGCTGGCATTCTCGAATCGATCGAGGTTGGCGAAGATGAGACCGTGGCGGTCGGCACCGTTCTCGGTTACATTGGCGACGGCTCGGGCGCAGCACAGGCTGCTCCTGCGGCTGAACCTGCTCAGGAAGAAGCGCCCGCTGAAAGCGCGGAGCCAGAGCGTGCCCCGGCGTCGGATTCAACCAGTTCTGGGCAGGGCGGTGTCGAAGTGAAGATGCCTGCTCTCGGCGAATCCGTTGACGAGGGTACGGTGACCACGTGGCTGAAGGAAGTTGGCGACGAGGTCGAGGAAGACGAGCCGATCCTCGAAGTGTCCACCGACAAGGTTGATACCGAGGTTCCAGCTCCCGCATCCGGTATTCTGAGCGAAATCAAGGTCGGTGAAGACGAGACCGTTGCCGTCGGCACTGTGCTTGCCATCATTGGTGGCGAAGCTCCGGCACCTGCCGCGCCTGCCGCTGAAGAACCGAAGGCTGAGCCCGAACCGGCCCCGGCTGCACCTGCAGCTCCGGCTGAACCGGCCGCACCTGCTGCTCCGGCTGCTCCCCCGGCGCCTCCGGCACCGGCAAAGTCGGCAGCACCTGAAGATGGCAAGTCTGCCTACGTGACGCCGATCGTGCGCAAGCTGGCGAAGGATCTCGGCGTCGACCTGTCCACGGTGGAAGGCACCGGCGTCGGTGGCCGTATCCGCCGCCAGGACGTCGAAGCTGCTGCTGAGGCTGCGAAGAAGGCGGCCGAAGCTGCCGCAGCACCGGCCGCTCCCGCTGCTCCTGCTGCACCTGCAGCTCCTGCCGCGCCACAGGCTGGTGCCAAGGCGAAGATCGCTGAAAAGGCCAAGGAAGCCGCCTCGCTGCGCGGTACTCGTAAGAAGATGACGGGCGTGCGCAGGGCAATCGCTAAGCACATGGTCGAGTCGCTCGAAACCTCGGCTCAGCTGACCACGTTCATGGAAGTGGACGTCACCCGAATCTGGAACCTGCGTGCTCGTGCGAAGGATGGCTTCCTTGCACGCGAGGGCGTCAAGCTCACGTTCCTGCCGTTCTTCGTGCAGGCTGCAACCGAAGCTCTGAAGGCACACCCGCTGCTGAATTCCTCGGTGGAGGGTAACGAGATCGTCTACCACGATGTGGAGAACATCGGTATTGCTGTTGACACCGATCGCGGCCTGTTCGTACCGGTGGTCAAGAATGCTGGCGATCTCAACATCGCAGGTATTTCGAAGGCGATCGCTGATCTCGCGTCGCGCACGCGCGATGGCAAGATCAAGCCTGACGAGCTGTCCGGTTCCACGTTCACGATCACGAACACCGGTTCCGCGGGAGCTATCGCGGATACGCCGATCATCAACCAGCCGAATGTTGCCATTCTTGGCACGGGCATGATCTACAAGGCACCGGGTGTGGTCAAGGATCAGGACGGCAACGATGTGATCGCAATTCGCAACAAGTGCATCCTGTCGATCTCTTACGATCACCGGATTGTCGACGGCGCGGATGCTTCGCGTTACCTCTTCGATGTGAAGACCCGCATCGAGGAAGGCGACTTCCCAGACGTCCTCTAATCTGGAGGCATCTGGTAGACGTCCGGTAGGCGTCTGAACTAAAACCCGGTGGGGCCTAGCGAACGCCAGGCCCCACCGGCATGTTGGGAGGCATGCGCAGGCGCAGTTCTATGTGCAGGCGCAGTTCCCACCGTTCCCGGGGTACACGTTCGCTTCCCGGGGTACCGAATCCGGCGATTTGTCTACCCCGGGAACGCAACAGGTACCCCCGGAACTGCCAGTGACAGCTGCTAGCGTTCTCCGACTGCCGTACTGATCGGGCAGGGGCGGATCTCGGCTAGTGCGCCCTCGTCGAAGCGCCACCTTCCACAGATCGACTCTGCTTCGTTCATCTCCGGATGTCCTCGCACACGAGCACCCAGTTGCCGGGTCACCACCTGTAGCTCGGGGCCTTGCACATGGAGAACTTCTACCGATAAAACTTCGGTGGTGATGGACTCCACGTCATTGTGTTCCAGCCATGCCCATAGTTCTTCGTCGGCTTTCCGCGCTGGAGAATCGGGAACGGTCAGACGTGCGAGCCCGGGCCAGTCGGAGTCAATGATTGCCTGGTTGCGAGCTGTTATCCGTTCAATTACAAAGGATTCCCAGTCTTCGGCGGGCGTGGCAGCAGGCTGTAAAATGGCGATGCCGAATCCGATGATGAACGCGCTCAATGCCGTCCATGCCATCCATGCTCTGCCCATAGACCAATCACAACATAGTCACTGGCGTAATGATTATCTTTTCCACAACTTTGTGAATCGCTATCTGGACCGCTTTGGATGATAATAGGCGCTGGTTATTAAAGAAGTAAAGGATGAACATGGGCGCATTGAGCGGCTATAAAGAATTACCCAAACTGGTGGGGATTCCCTATTTGCTAATTTCATTTTTCGGGCGGCTACCAACGGGCATGGGAACGATTGGCATCCTCACGCTCGTGGCGAGCGAGACCGGATCGGTGGCAAACGCGGCTTACTGTTCGGCCGCCTATGCGATTGCGAACGGTATTGGGAACGTCGTCATTGGCCGGTTGACCGACACCTATGGTCAGCGTCTACCCTTGCTTGCTATTGCACCTTTCAATATTGCGTTCTTGATCCTGATCGTGGTGTTAGCGGCAGGCGACCCGTCTCCAATAGCACTTGTGGCAAACGCGGCAGCGATCGGTATTACCACGTCTCCGATTGGTCCGCTGGCTCGCGTTCGCTGGTATTCCATCGCCTCGCGTAAGCAGATGCCGGCCGCGATGTCGTGGGAGACGGTCAACGACGAAATGGTTTTCGTGCTCGGTCCAGCCGCAGTCGGCATCATTGCCGCCTCGCTGTCGGCAAGCGCGCCAATGCTCTTGGCAGCCGTACTGGTACTCACTTGCGTGTTTCCGTTCGCGCTCTCACGCCATTCACCCGGGCCGCAGCTCAAGGATTCACAGCGCCCATCATTCGCACATATTGTTCGGCGAGTGCGCACGCCACTCTTGGCGATGGCTTTCTTGGGCATGTTTTTCGGGGCGATGCAGACCAGTGTCACCGCTTTCGCCCAAGCAAACGGTATGCCCGGGATGGGCGGCCTCATCTACGCATCGCTGGGCCTGAGCGCCGCGATCACCGCGCTCATCGCCGTCGGGCTCCCAGCTCGGTTCACCTTCGTCTCGCGCATCTTCGTCGGCGGAATTGGCATGGCCGTGGGTGCAGCGGCGTGTACGCTCGCGACGTCGGGGCTCACGCTCTCCCCATTGGTGTTCCTCGCGGGTCTATTCATTGGTCCGACGGGCGTGGCGATCTTTACGCTGGCGGGAATGTGGGCGCCGCGTGGGGGCGACGGCGTCGCAAACACCGTCATCGTGTCCTCGAACGTGCTCGGAACCGCGGCGGCAAGCGCGCTGATCGGGCGGCTCCTCGAGACGAACACGGACTACGGATTCCTCGCCGCGGCCGCCTGCGGGCTGGCTCTCACGCTCGTCGCTGCGACGACGGGGCGCCGCGACGAACGCGCCCATTCCGCCCGATGAGCCGACGCCGCCGTATGCTTTGAGCACTCGCGGCTCATCTACTACACTCTAAGCAGTTGGCCAAATCAAGGAAGTGCAATGGCAAAGAACAAACCTAAGAAGAAGCGCTGGTGGAGCTACCTCGGGGATGCGTACCGGGTCTCGAAGAAGACGTACCCGTGGGCGCCTTGGGGTATTCTGGGTGGTTTTCTCCTCGGTGTTGTCATCGGTGTTATTGGCGCTGTGACAACCCGCCAGTGGATCATCTGGATTCTCATGGGAATCTTCATGGGTATCACGCTTGCGCTTCTGGTTCTTGTGCAACTTGTCAAGAGGGCGTCCTACGCTCAGATCGACGGCGTGCCTGGCGCGGTTGGTGCCGTGCTCGGGAATATTAAGCGTGGCTGGGTGATCGAGCAGGAGCCGGTGCGTTTTAACGCGCGTACGCAAGATATGGTTTACCGTGCGATTGGCCGGCCGGGCATTGTTCTCATTGCGGAAGGCCCGGCGAATCGGGTTAATCGCCTGCTGAACGACGAGCGCAAGGCGATTAAGCGCGTGGCGCCGTCGGCGCCCGTCCAAGTGGTGAAAGTGGGGCACGACGACGGTCAGGTGCCGATTGACAAGCTGGAAAAGCACATCAAGCGGCTGCCGAAGGTGATGAGTCACGACGAGGTCGCCGCAGTCTCGGCGCGAATGAAGGCAATCCCGACTAACTCTCTGCCGATCCCGAAGGGCATCGATCCGTTTAACGTGCGCCCGGATCGGCGCGCGATGCGCGGCTAACCGCCGTTTACATCACGTTATCCATCCACGATTCGAGGCGATAGCCGGAATCGAGCGTGCCGCTTAGTACCACTACCCCGGTGTTGACGAGCGGCACGAATTCGTCCGGTAGTGCCCCTCCCCCGCGCATGCCCACCCAGAAGGCGATGACCGCTCCATGAGCGAACACGACTGCGCTCTGGTCCCCTTCGGCTTCGACTTGGCGGACGGCGTCGTCGAAACGTGCGAGTACGGACGTGCCGGTCACGTCTGGCGCTCCGGGCATCGACAGATCCATGTCGCCTTCTACCCAGCGGAAGATCGTACGCGAATAGTCGCGGTAGTGCTGTTCCGTGTCGCCGTTTTCTAAATCTCCAGCCTGGATTTCCCGAAAGCCTGGATTGATGTTGATGTTAAGCCCGAGTCGCGTGGCGAGCGGGGTGGCCGTCTGCTGCGTACGGGTGAGGTTCGACGCCCAGATGGTTTGTGGATCGTGGGTGAGAAGTGTGGCGACGACGTCGTTGGCCTGCGTCCACCCTTCCTCGGTGAGAACCGCGCCGGGTGCGGCCGTGTCAATCCTATGAGCGGCGTTGTTGTAAGTCTGGCCGTGGCGGACAAGTATGAGTTTCATTCCCATGCCTCTTCCCATTCGCGTTGGTCGCGATCAAAATCGTCTTCGTCAGCGGCCGTGGCGGCCTCATCTTCGATGTCGGCAGTCACATTACGCAGTGCAGCAATGAGATACGCGTTGTGTGCATCCTCGTGTGTGGGATACGGCCCCATGCGCTCCGCGGCGGCGAACGGCGGCTCCTCCGACTCCACTACCTGCCCCGTTACCATGTTGAACCAGAATGCCATGCTTCGATCATACCCACCTTGAGCTTGCTAAGCTTATTGACATGCAAGCAGATCGAGCACCATTAGGTAATCTTCAACCGGGCGTCGTTTCGCCCATGCGCACCGTTCCCGCATATATTGAACGGCCAGAATACATGTTTCACTCCGGCCCGGAAGTGGTGACGGCCTCGGAGATCAAGTCGCCGGAGACGATTGAGAAGATCCGGGCGGCCGGGCGGATTGCCGCTGATGCTATGCAGCTAGCGGGCGCCGCGATCAAGCCGGGCGTCACGACCGATGAGCTCGATCAGATCGCGCATGATTACATGGTTTCCCAGGGTGCCTACCCGTCGACGCTCGGCTACATGGGTTTCCCGAAGTCGATCTGCACCTCGATCAACGAGGTCATTTGCCATGGCATTCCTGATGATCGCCCGCTCGAAGAAGGTGACATCGTCAACCTCGACGTCACAGCATACAAGGACGGCGTTCACGGGGATACGAATGCGATGTTCTACGTGG from Trueperella bialowiezensis encodes the following:
- a CDS encoding FKBP-type peptidyl-prolyl cis-trans isomerase produces the protein MRKLAMVAALALLLSGCSGSDDPSPSADPSETASPIEYGTDMPTLDTSGEHPKLAFPGPNPVEGLKVEVVEEGTGRIVEAGDVVVAHYVGQVWGSSDPFDSSFERGEPSSFSLQQVIRGWTEGLSGLPVGSKVIVSIPPEYGYGPTGQPNAGIGGTDTIAFYVELHSALGINDAGHVDAEMKVDLAELPVEITGELGKPVTVKVKDGVKAPEGEPQVTVIAEGKGEPVGEAGTIMYQQYAMSSWDNSVSEVTYGQFGPQKVLIGNGSVFDKFSGIPVGSRVLLQVPASDGGENSTTAPAFAAVVDIIDQMPSPNPPGDQGKQADEAK
- a CDS encoding HesB/IscA family protein, with protein sequence MSETVDTQTHGVTLTQVAANKVKSLLDQEGRDDLRLRIAVQPGGCSGLMYQLYFDERFFDDDLVRDFDGVEVLVDAKSAPYLDGATIDFADSIERQGFTIDNPQAVGTCACGDSFH
- a CDS encoding dipeptidase; translation: MGYQDVIASVDERMEQATADLIDLVAIPSVSADSFDQRHMVESARWIAERANKLGLDTRVIELEANGKKGRPAILATRPAAPGKPTVMLYAHHDVQPPGDRDLWDSEPFVAVERDGRLYGRGTGDDKAGVIAHLTAIEAARPGVGIVLFIEGEEEIGSPTFVDFLEKYKDDLAADVIVVADSSNWKVGIPALTTSLRGVTQVTVTVSALDHALHSGMYGGPVLDSVTLASRLIATLHDEAGNVAIEGLVSKDETDVDYPEEEFRADAGVLEGVQLAGEGSLTSRMWTKPAISVTAMDVTPVDLVSNTLIPSTRFVLSLRVAPGQDVSEAADALVAHLKANAPFGAHVDVTIDERGPSFEAGERTDTFKLMQWALSEAWGTDSVEIGVGGSIPFISDLSKVFPKAQILVTGVEDPDTRAHSENESLHLGDWRHAIVAEALLLTRLGE
- a CDS encoding DUF3043 domain-containing protein, which gives rise to MFGPKKNKEENRDLAPKKKALPKGYTPAKGAPTPRRKDVEAARRRPLVSDTKSLTREERRARKAESRAKSNEIYRKQQEAMRTGDERNMPIQHRGPERRFARDFVDASGPLSAFFMPVALMILPLMFLQPKWPDVIIPIVWTMYGVFLLMTIVAFMTGYRAKLLVEYRFDNVPRGLMLQMVGRAFYLRRWRLPSPQVARGEYPDGGSPADLKAARKARRAKKKGK
- a CDS encoding leucyl aminopeptidase; this encodes MTQIETKEFSQDLARNLAVVAAKKGESFTLNTLITDKDFVSAIETALATLDASGVVRLVNPADTAKLVFVVVDPDSEREAFGELVRAAAGVDELVVASAVSDVAAAVEGALTGGYVFDEYKQPKKAPLGKLVVSVDDDAAVTRGQVLAEQINRVRDLVNLSPSELVPETLAQIAEDEAGAAGLDVKVYREDELEELGLVGLLQVGRGSANPPRLVRIEWKPEGAQGSTTALVGKGITFDTGGYSLKPSNAMTEMKTDMAGAATVLNTIIAAARLGVKRHVVAWMCLAENMVSGTAGHPDDVIVYRNGKSVEIDNTDAEGRLVLADGLIMASEEKADKIIDIATLTGAQMVALGERYTGVMGSDEYAATIAEVAGTVGEDAWHMPLPAHLRDTLDSNIADMKNSGGSRFGGMLTAGLFLKEFVDAPKWAHLDIAGPSFNRTAPRGATPKGATGVMLRTMLAAIERDA
- a CDS encoding oxidoreductase — encoded protein: MALFSRRRSSSNSDGGIFGKRRKRAETTAHLENFVATRSGVSAYFEAETPRDPSAIVLVAVDGEWTRRKVPSFSAAKELAEKLGISLFDVAATGYPRAMREWSMKNPGTQAR